Proteins encoded in a region of the Cytobacillus pseudoceanisediminis genome:
- a CDS encoding ABC transporter ATP-binding protein, with the protein MEEVILEISDLRKNYGPKSVLNGVSFQVKSGEIIGYIGPNGAGKSTTVKIMLGIEDDYSGQVKIFGQDISDGNIEYKRKIGYVPEIAEVYDNLTGQEYLTFVGELYGLDRDLASDKAKSLMELFGIGEVYHSRIASYSKGMRQKLLIISSLLHNPELLFFDEPINGLDANSVMIFKEIMAQLAEQGKTIFYSSHIMDVVEKISSRIILLHDGRIAADGTFEELRQQNTEGSLEQIFNQLTGFSEHKELGARFVSVVREM; encoded by the coding sequence ATGGAGGAAGTTATTTTAGAAATTAGTGATTTGAGAAAGAACTATGGTCCGAAGTCCGTGCTGAATGGTGTATCTTTTCAGGTGAAAAGCGGGGAAATCATCGGGTATATCGGCCCGAACGGCGCTGGGAAAAGCACCACTGTCAAAATCATGCTTGGCATTGAAGATGATTATTCAGGACAAGTCAAAATCTTTGGCCAGGATATTTCAGATGGGAATATTGAATATAAAAGAAAGATCGGATATGTGCCGGAAATCGCTGAAGTATACGATAATTTGACCGGCCAGGAATACTTAACCTTTGTTGGCGAATTGTATGGCCTTGATAGAGACCTCGCCAGTGATAAGGCAAAAAGCCTGATGGAACTATTCGGCATAGGGGAAGTCTACCATTCCCGGATAGCCTCCTATTCAAAAGGAATGCGTCAAAAGCTCCTCATTATCTCGAGCTTACTGCATAATCCGGAACTTCTGTTCTTTGATGAACCCATCAATGGTCTGGATGCGAACAGTGTTATGATATTCAAAGAAATCATGGCGCAGCTTGCCGAACAGGGAAAAACGATCTTTTATTCTTCTCATATTATGGATGTGGTTGAAAAGATAAGCAGCCGCATTATTCTTCTGCATGACGGCAGAATTGCTGCTGATGGCACCTTTGAAGAGTTAAGGCAGCAAAATACGGAAGGTTCACTCGAACAGATCTTCAACCAGCTTACGGGATTCAGTGAACATAAGGAACTTGGTGCCAGATTTGTTTCAGTAGTAAGGGAGATGTAG